The following nucleotide sequence is from Salvia miltiorrhiza cultivar Shanhuang (shh) chromosome 7, IMPLAD_Smil_shh, whole genome shotgun sequence.
CCATTCTTTTCGATTGAATTGATCTCCTCATGCATGGCTTGAAtccatttttcttcttctgaaGCTTCTTCATATGAAATTGGATCTTCGCCAGCAAAGAATGCAAAAAATACTTGATTTGTTGCATCCATCTCTTCCGTTTCATCATAGAGATCTCTCAAACTTCTTGTTCTTCTTGCCAAGGGTGATGGTGAATTTTGAGGAGAATCATTTCTGCCACCGTCTCCATTTTGAGGTGATTCATTTGGTTCGTCACCATCTTCTCTCTCTTCGAACTCAAGGATTTGTGAACTTGGTGTTCCTCCAAGTGATGGGACTGGAACTGAGGTGATAGCATTAAGAACATCAAGTTTGACAGGAAACAAATTATTCGAAGCCATGTCAATTTTTGCTACGATTCGATTTCTCTTTTTCATGATGCAAAGATCATCAGCAAAGTGAATATCAAAACCTTTTTTCATTAAGTGTCCAACACTCAACAAATTACTTTGCAATCCTGGTACATAATATACCTCAGACATCTTCTCGATTTTTCCACATTTGGTTTTGAATGCAATTTCTCCAACACTTTGAATTTTgtaggattttgcatcaccaaTTGTAACCTGTCCACCGTTAGTTTCAACAAGAGATGAAAACAAACTCTTGTTGCCAGTCATATGTCGGCTGGCTCCACTATCCAAGTACCAAATATTGCCCAAATTTCTATCAGAAGCAATTAACAAAGTTTCAGAATTTTCTGGTTCATTTTCATGCACCAAACCAGCTTCACGTGGCCTTTTCTCTGGATATTTCTCCCAACAATCATTTATTTTATGTCCTGGTTTATGACAAAAATGGCATTCGATGTAAGGTTTTTTACCTTTGTAAGTACCTCTTCCTCTTCCTTGAGAATGATAGGAAGATCCACGCTTCTCATTGTTTTCCGCCTCTTCGGAGTCTTTGGTGGATGGAGCAGATTTTCCACCTTTTCCTTGTCCGCGTCCTCCACCGCGTCCATGGTTACTGCCACGGCCTCCCGAGAAGGTAAATTGAGATTTTAAAGCTTGATCTTGAGGAGCACTTTGAGGATTTCGCAGAGAAATCCTAGTTTCATGAGCTTCCAACCTTCCTTGTAAGCTTTCCAATGCTATTGAAGAAATATCTTGTGATTCCTCGAtagcaacaaccacatgatcGAATTTGGTTGGTAGGCTGCGAAGAACTTTTTCAACAACTTTTTGAGTCTCCACGACTTCTCCATTTGACGCCATTTGATTTACAAGAGAAGTTACTCTTGTAAAATATTCGGAAATCTTCTCGTTGGTTTTCATTTCCAACTTCTCAAATTCCGCTCGCAAGGATTGCAAGCGAACCTTCTTGACCTGCTCTTGACCGCAATAAGTCGTCTCAAGAATTTTCCATGCTTCTTGAGCAGTTTTGGCTTTTGAGATCCTCTCATAAACATGGATCTCCATTGCTTGATAGATTTGGAAAAGAGCTTTTCTATCTTTTTGTCTTGTGCTCTTCAAGAGATTTTGTTGAGCTTGAGTCAATTGAGACTCATCGTCGGGTGGATTGACGCCATCTTCAACGACACTCCATATGTCTTGagattcaagacataacttcATTAGGTTGCTCCAATAATCGAACTTTTCTCCATTGAAACGAGGCAGGGAGGAAGCCATAATGTTGTTGGCCATTTTTAACAACACTGGCTCTTGATACCAATTTGTAGGATAAATGAGAGAGATAATATTTTGGAGAAACAGATTGATTGTATTATTTTTGGAGTGAGTTACATGGACTTGCAACTAGACTCTTATTTATACTAGTAAGCTAGGCATACGAAGCATCTAAGAGTAAATGAAAACTCATAAATACATTCAATACTAGGTAGATGATTCATATTCACCCATGTAACTTATGACTCTAGAAATTCAATTTATAACTTAGCCAACAAAAATTAGCCAAAGAAGTTTTGAAAAATCAAGATTCAACTTTTTGCAGCCGGCCACAATCTCTAGGGCAGCAAAAAATTTCCTACAACAACTCCGACATAATCTTCTCACCATACAATGAGTATTGCAAGGAGATGAGAAAAATCACAACCATTCATCTCCTAAGCCCTAAAAAAGTCCAATCCTTTCGCCCCATCCGCGAAGACGAGATTTCTCGTATGATCTCGAAGATTCGGGAAGCTTCCGATGAAAATCGAGCTGTGAATATGAGTGAAATGGCTGTCTCACTCGGCATTAACTTGATATGCAAGATTGCCTTCGGCAAGGAATGTTCTAGAAGGTTCGATGAGCTTCTAGAAGAAGTTCAGGCCGTGGCCGTGGCTTTCTACATGTCGGATTACTTTATGGCCTTCGGCTGGGTGGATAAGCTCACCGGAATGATCGGAAGGCTGGATTCCGCGGTGAAGAAGATGGATTCGTTTTATCAGGAGCTCATCGACGAGCATCTTGATCGGAAAAGAGTGAAGGAGGTGGAGGAAGAGGATGGTGATGTTCTTGATGTGTTGATTCAGCTCAAAATGCAACACAAGATTCCTTCCATTGATTTTGGATGGGATAACATTAAAGCCATGCTAATggtcagggacggagccaggaattaagttcgggggTGCTGAACTTGTACGGGGGtactgtatatttaaggtattttttttattaaaatacgagcataatactaataataacgaacaatattttcatagattatatattttcaatatatcacaaaactttttttggacatttcgtatatttaagacattttttattaaaaggaaagcataataataataataacaaacaacatgctcatagattatatattttctatatattacaaattagtttcaatacattatattttttttttagcatttcatacatacaCTACAACAAAATCAACCTTTAGGGATGCTTATATGAGGACTCTTTCAGGATGAGAGTCCTATTATGTATTTAATGGGACTTTCGTTTAAAAATGTCTTATCCAATCTACTCATTTCTACTGTACAATGCTTATTAGACTACAGTATTTAACTCCTAAAGAAAACATTACCATTGGCGTGGTTATAAATCTTTtgaattcttttttaataaaaaataaatttctttaattcataaattagaataagaaaaaaaaaagcaaatgaaaagaaaaaaacgaGTCCAACTGGACCAACTCTCTCTTCGTTTCTTTTTTTCCTCAATTCCAAAAGAAAAAACCCTTGCCGCGAATTCTCAAATCCACAACGAGAAAGCTTCCATCTTTGACGAGAATTTGCTCACCAATCCAAACCTCTGCGATTTGGAGCTACCGCCGATGAGAAGCTGCGATTTTGCACTGTCGATTTTCGCTTTAAATGGTTTAGTTATGCTTCTCTTCATCTCATTCGTGTTTATTTCTCTGCGTTTTATTTGTTGGCGCTCTATTGtgaattttccttcaaaaatgaagaattATTGTCGATCTTACTTTGATATATATAGTTCTTATATGTGGAGCTAGGTTTATCTCCTTTGTGAAAGATCTCCGATCGCAATGTCGACGATTTTGACGTTCTGAGCATGCTCCCGCGCTCACCTCGCCGCTTCCCCAATCATTGTAACTTCTCGTCTCTAATTGTTTATCGGTTACTCTGGTGTTATCCTCTGTATATTTGACTAAACCTTTTCTTcttaaagtttttatttatttttatgttggtGGTTTAATTTTCTCCAATATTGATGTTTCTGCTCAATTGTTGCAGATATTGGTGAAGAGCACTAAAGTTACAAAATTTGTGTTGTAGTTCTCTACATCTACATTTAACTAATACTACAGTGTTTGAGTCTGATGCAGCTTTACATCTACAACTACGTGCTCTACATGATATATCATATACAGGTATTTGCTGCAATTGCAGCTCTTCATCTACTGATGTTGGGCTCTGTTGTTGAGCTCTATCTATATCCTCATCCACTGCACAAGGAAAtgcaatccaaagtctttagTTATAATGGCGTAGTGTTGTATGTTTGCACCTATTTATTTGATGTACGTGCCAACTATAATATGGATTTGGCATAGTGTTCAGATTATGATTCAGAGCTTCTGTGGGGAATTCCATGCTCTTATATGAGAATAGAGTTCTCATTCTTGGTTCATGATACTGAAGATAATGGAGTATTTTACCATCCTTGTACTAAGAGTTCTCATTATTTGTTTGTGAAGTCAACCTTAGGTCTTGGACGATAATAATGCACATGACCTCAATATCTGCCTGGCGATGAGCCTATATAGGTTGTATATTagattttatattattttttcaaataataataatttatatcttttgctATGTTTTCATTTGGTAAACTGCAGCTGTACATTTCTTATCAATTATCTATGAGTAGAGGAGTTGCACAATTCGCCATACGAATTTTTATGTTTGTTCTATTTCAGGTTAAATCTTGAATGATGGGAGATTCAGTCTATAAAGGCACAATAGATTGCTTCTTCAAAACATTAAAAACTGAGGTATGTATTCTCTTTCAGTTCTGATTCGTCGAAATAGTGACTGACCATAGTTTTATCTGTATTATTCTTCTACTGCTCACAGTTCTACATTTCTGACATTTAATTAAGCAGTTACAGAGTATCAAATATACATGCGAATAAACTGATGCTTTTGTCATGTGGAATCGGCATTGACATCGATGGACAACTTTGCTGACAAATTATGACTTCTAAAGCCAGAGGGAGTACATCTCCAGAGCTTAGAATTGTttgtgttaatatatatatgtacgaACCATGTAAGATTGTAACAATAGAATGTTCTCATTCTTGGTTCATGAGACTGAAGATAATTTATTTGCAATTCTACACAAGACTCTCCAAATGTTACCATCCTTGTAATAAGAGCAGTTGGTTTATTTCAGAACTCGAAAAAGTAGAAACAAATTGCTGATTTAACTTGCTCCCTTTcaatttctagagagagagatcgaggcTGACTGCAGTCACTGCACTAAAGTTGCATAGGTTATTCCTCTAAGGTAATCAAGCATTAATTAGTATTCCTTCCAGCTCCCTTGCTCAACTTGATATGATTTTGTACTATTACGTAACggactatctcattttaattttatttgtttgccTACCCCTGCAGGAAGGATATGTACAGACGAGGCATGACACTACTGCTTCTTTCCTTACTGAAATTATACTAGCCTTAAAAGAGGTATGGTGTATCATTTGTAGATGTGAATGGTTGTTTTGTTGTTATCTTTACAtggatttattataatactgaGCTTCGACATCCTATTGCATTTGTTATGTGGATCTTGTTTCTCTAGCATTAAAGAGTATTGGTATGTTATGcctccaattttattttatgaccaCTCTATACCATTTTTGTAAAGAACCCATTAAAGATTTTGTGTCCTAATCTGACTATGATAAAAGAGTTAGTAGATATAGCAAAATGTCCTAATCAAACATTTATGACTTGGAATTAATGTGAATTGCAGTCTTGGCTCAAAAAGAAAAGGGCTTTTCATTGCCCATTTTTGGTTATCTCACTCCAAAATGCCTAATatatattaggcattttttgattaaaagacaagtataatagtaataataacaaacaatatttcatagattatatagttttaaataacagaattatccttaaattaagtatatatgagagaatataataaccaagtactcttttataaaacaaaattattttataataggtataaacatatatctatatatatttaaaaaaaaaaactcaaaatttgggagggggctctagcccccctggctccgtccctgctaATGGTATGATTGAATTTAATTTTGCTCAtagatttttattattattactttcaATATGTGAATTTTTTTGCCACTTTCTTGAATTTTCATTAACaaattttgttaatttatttttatttttattaatatgtggACATGATCCATAAATGCAATATAGGAGATattgtatgataaattgatgatgtAGTAAAGGGAGAagcattaattattaattctctTTTTAAAACATTTAAAAAATCTAGTGGTTGCACCAATCTCATTCTCAATTCCCAATTATGTTGCTTCAATTTTAGTTTTTCTCTAAAAGAAGTATCTCAATAAGGTTTTAACTATAAAGCTCAACGCATTCTAAACTTGTATCGTCTTGGTTTTGGTTGCAGGGCTTGTTGTTCCATGTCCCAAGTATTCCTCTTTAATTATTTGCAATCTTTTCTCTCCTCCCTTGTTTCGCTGTAatcactttttaaaaaaataactgtgtatatttttattaatttggttGAATTTGGTGATTCTGGACAATTTATTCTGTACTTGCTTATTTCCATATGGAGTTATTTTGGTAAGATTCAGCCCATGAGCCTTTGTTTATAATTTCCTGCAGATTTAAGTTTTGTTTATGTTCTTGAATTGTGATTTTTGCTGCTTGTTGTTTAGAATCCAATAAATTGAAAACTGGTTTGCTTATTATGAATATACCAGAACCGATCATGTACCCACtgtgggcatgcataacgtgcccaccatgatgtggcaattgtaattatagtaagataattttaattagagtaagatttattagttatctttcctaattaaaattgccgcatcaatggtgggcacgttacgcttgcccacggtgggtaggtgatcggttctgtactATAATAATGTTAGTTTGTGGTTTGAATTAATGGATTTAAAATCACGATTGGTGCATGTATACGTAATCCCCGTTGATTAAGCAAGAAAAATTGGCTTAGGTTAATGATTTTACCGTTGAAATGTATCTAGCAACTTAAATAAGTGGAGAATGTATTGAGAATCCACAGAAGAGAATcagatttaatatttattataaaacaaaataaatattatgcTGTAATAAGCTCAGAATATTAAGGACATATTTGAGCACTGGAATTAGATTTAAGGTCCAAAAGATTAACGAAAATGCCCCAAATATACCTCTGTaaacatatattttaaaaatggacTATACTAAATAAAATAGGTTCTAAAATGAAAGTATGAATTGGGCTGGACTTAATTACTCACTACCATTCTGATACGCCCAGTCCAATCTCTAGCATGACTCAATTATGCTCCAGCCCATTAACCCATTAGGTTTTCATTATtagatataaataatataatctcTAAGCTTACTCTTTAtgaaatgaatattttggttgatgtttatcaaatctctctcttctATCTTGATTTCTGGAGTTTGAGCTGCTTGAAATGCTCCACCATTGATACGGATAGTATCAAATTCATCATGCGGCCAATGATGAATCACCTTATCATTTTTTAAACTATATTATTCAGTTTTCGTGGTTGAGAAATTGTCTGAATAAGTATTTTTAATGCATATTCCCTTTGATTGACGAGCGAGAATTATTgggtgaagaagaaggagacAAAGTAGAAACAAACACACGCTTATGACAAGGTTGAATTATTGAATGAAGAATTAGAATAataacaaacaaacaaaattagAATTATCGAATGAATCAAGATTATGTGCTTTCTCAGAAAGTTACTCTTTTCTCATAGAAATCTCCAAATCCTAATTTCTCTCTTCCAGAATCCAAATTCTTCGCAATCTCGATTGAAGAATTTGTATTCACCACAACGAGTTCCTTATTCCTCTCTTTATATACTCTCACCAATAGTAAATCGATCGAGTTTGGAATTGTTGCGATGGCAGAAGCAGTGGTGTCGACTGCTCTAGCAACCTTGCGCAATTTGTTGGTGGAAGAAGCAATGTTTTTGTATGGCGTGGGTGACAAAGTGAGGGAGCTCAAGATGCAGCTCAAAGAGATGAAGTGTCTTCTCAAAGATGCCGATAGAAGACGACATGGAAGCGAAACCATTTTGAATTGGATCTCAGAGATCAAAGATCTTGTGTACAGAGCCGAAGCTGCCATGGAAAGACACGCAGCTTATCAAGTGTTGGCAAGGAGAAGACGAGGTCTCAGGCAGCTCATCCGCAGATATTCTTGTATTTTGGAAGAAGGCTACTCTCTCCACCAACTAGGCTCCGAGATTTCACAAATCAAATCCGATCTTGCAAGAGTCACCGAAGCCATGCGAGCCTACGGAATAAAGAACATCATCGATCGCGGGGAGAGCTCGTCCACCAATGACAGGGCACGGAAGAGCTTCCCTGAATTCGAGATCGGAGAGTGTTTTGTGGGGATGGAGGAAGAGTTGATGCAGCTTGGTAATCTCCTCAGGCAAGACAACGAGGAACGAGTTATATCAGTGTGGGGAATGGGGGGATCAGGCAAGACTACCATTGCCAAAAAGCTCTACAACGAGACCAAAACCAGCTTTGATCTTTGCGCATGGGTTTGCATCACTCAGCAATGTCAGAGTTTTCAATCAGTTTGGAATGATGTTCTCAAGCAGCTAGAGCATCAAAGCAGGAAGGGTGTAAGCGATGAGCCACAACAAATAAGGGAGGATGTTGTTCCAAATGTAAGCGACTGGGAGTTGAAGGAGCGACTATGCAAGATACAAAGGGACAAGCGTTGCCTCATTGTTTTGGACGATCTTTGGAAAGTTGCTGATTGGAATGAATTGAAGCATCCCTTCCTTGTTCATGATTTGAAAAGCAAAATATTGATCACCACGCGCGAGGAGGAAGTTGCAGAGATTGGATGCCCGGTAAAAGTTGGGCTTCTAAAAGAGGGAGATGCTTTGGAACTACTCAAGATGAAAGCCTTTCCACATACCAACTTTCCAGGTCAGTTGTGTGTATGTATAATATGGTGCTTTAGTTTCTATATTAGATGAGAGGGTCTAATTAAGTTATAAAGTTGTAGTACTATTCAATTAATATATAGTCATTTGTTATTTCAATACAGACTTTGCATTGGAAggaaattttgagaaaattggGAAAGAAATGGTGCAGAAATGTGGGTATTTGCCGCTGGCAATTTCTTTACTCGGTGGGGTCttgagaaagaaaaattcaATGATGGAGTGGGAGTTAGTAAAAGAAATAATATATAGAGATGAAAGTGAAATTGATGGAGTACTATATTTAAGCTATGAAAGTCTACCCTATTATTTGAAGCCTTGCTTTCTCCATATGGGTTTATTTGAAGAGGATGAAGAGATAGATGTTGACTATCTGTATTGGATGTGGATTGCACAAGGCACGATTTCGTATGAGAATATTAAAGACAAGGACAAAACTTTGACTGAAATCGCGGAGCTCTACTTGGGTGAGTTGGCCTCAAGGTCCATCGTCGATGTTGAAATTTACAATGATGGAAAAACTGGAAGAAAATATGGGAGCTGCAAACTTCATGATGTAGTAAGAGAACTATGTCTGAAAATGGGGGAAAAGGAGGATTTTGGTGTGCTATGTTTGGAGTATAAAAGTGGGAAACTTAGTACTTTACTACAGCAAGCTTCCTCGCATATGAAAATACTACGACATTTGGCTATCCATATCAGAACAAGTGAAGTCGAACTGGAACCTGTCGAACTTGGAGAAGATGCTAGCAAACACTTAAGGTCTCTTCATATATTCAATCACTTCAGTAGCCTTGAGTTTCCCTCGCAAAGCATCTTTGATTTtcagaaattcaaattgctcagaGATCTTGTTATCATCGGATTCAAATTTGCAGGTAGAAAGTTACCGAAAGGAATCACTAATCTTGTTCACCTTAGATATTTACGTTTAGAAGAATGTGAATTTGATAAGGTACCGTCGTCCATAAGGAATTTGGTATACATGGATACCCTTGATTTAAATGGTTCGAGGAATATCGAAGTCCCAAATGTTTTTAAGGAGATG
It contains:
- the LOC130994849 gene encoding putative disease resistance protein At1g50180 — its product is MAEAVVSTALATLRNLLVEEAMFLYGVGDKVRELKMQLKEMKCLLKDADRRRHGSETILNWISEIKDLVYRAEAAMERHAAYQVLARRRRGLRQLIRRYSCILEEGYSLHQLGSEISQIKSDLARVTEAMRAYGIKNIIDRGESSSTNDRARKSFPEFEIGECFVGMEEELMQLGNLLRQDNEERVISVWGMGGSGKTTIAKKLYNETKTSFDLCAWVCITQQCQSFQSVWNDVLKQLEHQSRKGVSDEPQQIREDVVPNVSDWELKERLCKIQRDKRCLIVLDDLWKVADWNELKHPFLVHDLKSKILITTREEEVAEIGCPVKVGLLKEGDALELLKMKAFPHTNFPDFALEGNFEKIGKEMVQKCGYLPLAISLLGGVLRKKNSMMEWELVKEIIYRDESEIDGVLYLSYESLPYYLKPCFLHMGLFEEDEEIDVDYLYWMWIAQGTISYENIKDKDKTLTEIAELYLGELASRSIVDVEIYNDGKTGRKYGSCKLHDVVRELCLKMGEKEDFGVLCLEYKSGKLSTLLQQASSHMKILRHLAIHIRTSEVELEPVELGEDASKHLR